From Verrucomicrobiota bacterium JB022, one genomic window encodes:
- a CDS encoding lysozyme inhibitor LprI family protein translates to MSNRIVFILVCSSIGLLSLSLSAGILDDPRIQELEHELAEADTQTDMDLASKAVADYLDSRLRDLRARICAEIEPRMREQFRESERHWQAYRSAATRLSGLQYEGGSIRPLIHNEVFAQLTRVHIKELEAYERD, encoded by the coding sequence ATGTCTAATCGAATTGTTTTTATCCTTGTTTGCTCTTCCATTGGGCTTTTATCCCTCTCGCTTTCGGCAGGCATTCTGGATGATCCAAGGATTCAGGAGTTGGAGCACGAGCTGGCCGAAGCAGACACTCAGACCGATATGGATCTCGCTTCCAAGGCGGTCGCGGACTACCTCGATTCAAGACTACGCGATTTGAGGGCACGTATTTGCGCAGAAATCGAGCCGAGGATGCGAGAGCAGTTTCGGGAGTCGGAGCGTCATTGGCAGGCGTATCGATCAGCGGCCACTCGCCTCTCGGGGCTTCAGTATGAAGGCGGCAGTATTCGACCGTTGATCCACAACGAAGTTTTCGCGCAGCTTACCCGTGTTCACATCAAAGAGCTGGAGGCATATGAGCGAGATTAA
- the lepB gene encoding signal peptidase I — translation MTTAASFKNLRQARRATKDWLEVASKVYHYRRDLLAEDDLRELTEARAELKRLLKAKPREIAPYAAAIDRVEPILKRTGGYYYPKHGGADWIETLLVMAILGLGIRQFFFQPMKIPTNSMYPTYHGMTTQLYDDPAEEPAGAWKLLRKIGRGVQHFELKAPASGEVVWMEQPQPVSGRSMLVIPAQKLRFTLLVGGEPVQFDVPAEYDYRPLLEGLMVQGQARRTMVNGQAAYATGTRVQAGETVLSWDILTGDQLFVDRFSYHFVKPKVGDPVVFDTTNVPGMDEGERGKYYIKRLVGVEGDTLEIREPGVIRNGQPLDGADAFTRNAAQEGEYEGYLRGDNPRFRGTSRFPGDEFVVPEGNYFVLGDNSDESLDSRFWGFVPERSMVGKAGFIYYPISPRWGAAE, via the coding sequence ATGACCACTGCCGCCTCGTTCAAGAACCTCCGCCAGGCTCGCCGCGCCACCAAGGACTGGCTGGAAGTCGCCAGCAAAGTCTACCACTACCGCCGCGATCTGCTGGCCGAAGACGACCTGCGCGAGTTGACCGAGGCGCGTGCCGAGCTGAAGCGCCTGCTGAAGGCCAAGCCGCGTGAGATTGCTCCTTACGCGGCAGCCATCGACCGCGTGGAGCCAATTCTCAAGCGCACGGGCGGCTACTATTACCCCAAGCACGGTGGGGCCGACTGGATTGAAACGCTGCTGGTGATGGCCATCCTCGGCCTCGGGATCCGGCAATTCTTCTTCCAGCCGATGAAGATCCCCACCAATTCAATGTATCCGACCTACCACGGCATGACGACGCAGCTCTACGACGATCCGGCAGAAGAGCCGGCAGGCGCGTGGAAGCTCTTGCGCAAGATTGGCCGTGGCGTGCAGCATTTCGAGCTGAAGGCACCCGCGAGCGGGGAAGTCGTCTGGATGGAGCAGCCTCAGCCCGTCAGTGGCCGCAGCATGCTGGTGATCCCGGCGCAAAAGCTGCGCTTTACGCTGCTCGTGGGTGGAGAGCCGGTGCAATTCGATGTGCCGGCCGAATACGATTACCGTCCGCTGCTGGAAGGCCTCATGGTGCAGGGGCAAGCTCGGCGCACCATGGTCAACGGCCAGGCCGCGTACGCCACCGGCACACGCGTGCAGGCGGGCGAAACCGTCTTGTCCTGGGACATTCTGACCGGAGACCAGTTGTTCGTAGACCGCTTCAGTTATCACTTTGTGAAGCCCAAAGTCGGCGATCCGGTGGTCTTCGACACGACCAATGTGCCGGGCATGGACGAAGGCGAGCGCGGCAAATACTACATCAAGCGCTTGGTCGGGGTAGAGGGCGATACGCTCGAAATCCGCGAACCGGGAGTCATCCGCAACGGGCAACCGCTGGATGGGGCCGATGCCTTTACTCGCAATGCGGCGCAGGAAGGCGAATACGAAGGCTACCTGCGGGGCGACAATCCGCGCTTTCGTGGTACCTCGCGTTTTCCCGGCGATGAATTCGTCGTCCCCGAAGGCAATTACTTCGTCCTTGGCGATAACTCCGACGAGAGCTTAGACAGCCGCTTCTGGGGCTTCGTGCCAGAACGCTCGATGGTCGGGAAGGCGGGCTTCATCTATTATCCCATCAGCCCGCGCTGGGGCGCTGCCGAATAA
- the rph gene encoding ribonuclease PH: MQVLSRPDQRSADQLRPVSYQLDIAPAAAGSILIRFGNTQVICAASLEKDVPRWMLAEGQTGGWMTAEYSMLPYSTLGRKPRDATKGKVDGRTIEIQRLIGRSLRAVTDLSKLPGYTLWFDCDVLQADGGTRTASITGAYIAGQIAVQRAIAAGKLAESPFTDSVAAISVGVWQGHPILDLCYIEDKDASVDANIVMTGKGRYVETQASGEEATFGPEELSQLLQLAQKGIQELTELQTRAIAEAL; the protein is encoded by the coding sequence ATGCAAGTGCTTTCACGCCCCGATCAACGCTCAGCCGACCAGCTGCGCCCCGTCTCCTACCAGCTCGACATCGCTCCGGCGGCTGCGGGCTCGATCCTGATTCGCTTCGGCAATACGCAGGTGATCTGCGCTGCTTCGCTCGAAAAGGATGTGCCGCGCTGGATGTTGGCGGAGGGCCAGACGGGAGGCTGGATGACGGCAGAGTACTCGATGCTGCCCTACTCGACTCTGGGCCGCAAACCCCGTGACGCCACCAAGGGCAAGGTCGATGGTCGCACGATCGAGATCCAGCGCCTGATTGGCCGTAGCCTCCGGGCCGTGACCGACCTCTCGAAGCTGCCCGGCTACACCCTATGGTTCGATTGCGACGTGCTCCAGGCCGATGGCGGCACCCGCACAGCCTCGATTACGGGTGCCTACATTGCGGGCCAGATTGCGGTGCAGCGTGCGATCGCCGCAGGTAAGCTGGCTGAGAGTCCCTTTACCGATTCCGTCGCCGCCATCAGCGTGGGCGTCTGGCAAGGTCACCCGATCCTCGACCTCTGCTATATTGAGGACAAGGACGCGAGCGTCGACGCCAACATCGTCATGACCGGCAAGGGGCGCTACGTGGAGACTCAGGCCAGCGGCGAAGAAGCCACCTTTGGCCCCGAGGAGCTTTCCCAACTGCTCCAGCTCGCGCAAAAAGGCATCCAGGAACTGACCGAGCTGCAAACCCGCGCGATTGCGGAAGCATTGTAG
- a CDS encoding RNA polymerase sigma factor, whose protein sequence is MEDADQAVLQRLQQADEAALRELIARHQEPVFRLAWRYLGSEQDAAEVAEETFVKVFFNAARYRPKAAVRTWIFSIAANLCRDRLRRRKRWWFHEPLEADEVAPADSGRDAHAETVAREQLAAIDAAVAELPHQLRFPFVFCALEGHSYDACAEVMETTRKSVETRIYRARNILREKLSALRQKS, encoded by the coding sequence ATGGAAGATGCCGATCAAGCAGTGCTGCAGCGACTGCAACAGGCCGATGAGGCTGCGTTGCGGGAGTTGATTGCGCGCCATCAGGAGCCGGTTTTCCGTCTGGCCTGGCGCTACCTTGGCAGCGAGCAGGATGCGGCTGAAGTGGCGGAGGAGACCTTCGTAAAGGTGTTTTTTAACGCCGCCCGTTACCGACCCAAGGCGGCGGTGCGCACCTGGATCTTTTCCATCGCGGCCAACCTTTGCCGCGATCGGCTGCGGAGGCGCAAGCGTTGGTGGTTTCACGAGCCCTTGGAGGCGGACGAAGTCGCACCGGCTGATTCCGGGCGCGATGCCCATGCCGAAACGGTGGCACGGGAGCAGTTGGCCGCGATTGATGCGGCCGTGGCCGAGCTGCCGCACCAGCTGCGTTTCCCCTTCGTCTTTTGTGCTCTGGAGGGGCACTCCTACGACGCGTGTGCAGAGGTGATGGAGACTACGCGCAAGTCGGTAGAGACCCGCATTTATCGGGCGCGCAACATCTTGCGGGAGAAATTGAGCGCCTTGCGTCAAAAAAGCTGA
- a CDS encoding periplasmic heavy metal sensor, which translates to MNDSDTSRVGAVRLMVAALLLVAVCAGVSLLTVSWFGPKHTPWQHDEPHHGHAWLHQELGLSADEAARIDAFEADYRQERTELEAEFNRRIATLAQLLHDNDSYTPEVTAQVHRIHEVHGRLQELAIQHYYEMLSVLPPEKQARLRELAVEALSQPE; encoded by the coding sequence ATGAACGATTCCGACACATCTCGTGTGGGCGCTGTTCGGTTGATGGTCGCCGCGCTGCTGCTGGTGGCCGTCTGTGCGGGCGTCTCGCTGTTGACGGTCTCGTGGTTTGGCCCCAAGCATACGCCTTGGCAGCACGACGAGCCGCACCATGGACATGCCTGGCTGCATCAGGAGCTGGGCTTGAGCGCAGACGAAGCTGCACGGATCGACGCTTTCGAGGCCGATTACCGCCAAGAGCGGACCGAGCTGGAGGCCGAGTTCAACCGGCGCATCGCTACGCTGGCGCAACTGCTGCACGACAACGACAGCTACACGCCCGAAGTTACCGCCCAGGTGCATCGCATCCATGAAGTGCATGGGCGGCTGCAGGAGCTCGCGATTCAGCACTATTACGAGATGCTGAGCGTCTTGCCGCCGGAAAAGCAGGCCCGCTTGCGCGAACTGGCGGTGGAGGCCTTGAGCCAGCCCGAGTAA